In Necator americanus strain Aroian chromosome IV, whole genome shotgun sequence, the following proteins share a genomic window:
- a CDS encoding hypothetical protein (NECATOR_CHRIV.G13663.T2), protein MHAILGLLLAMVAAVAAFSNSDFFIRSAKWIPSGGAGLVSGRGNFRPGFTGRDWRSAMAEPNFNKRSAQPWFSEDY, encoded by the exons ATGCACGCCATCCTCGGACTTCTTCTAGCGATGGTAGCGGCAGTAGCAGCATTCTCGAACA GTGACTTTTTCATACGATCCGCAAAATGGATTCCGTCAGGAGGAGCCGGTCTCGTCTCCGGCAGAGGAAATTTCCGACCAGGATTCACAGGAAGAGATTGGAGGAGTGCTATGGCAGAACCAAATTTCAACAAG AGATCCGCACAACCATGGTTCAGCGAGGACTATTAG
- a CDS encoding hypothetical protein (NECATOR_CHRIV.G13663.T1) → MHAILGLLLAMVAAVAAFSNRVRQYEWTNRKWVWSTIDSSNYTNGDFFIRSAKWIPSGGAGLVSGRGNFRPGFTGRDWRSAMAEPNFNKRSAQPWFSEDY, encoded by the exons ATGCACGCCATCCTCGGACTTCTTCTAGCGATGGTAGCGGCAGTAGCAGCATTCTCGAACA GGGTTCGACAATACGAGTGGACCAATCGCAAATGGGTTTGGAGTACTATAGACAGCTCAAATTACACAAATG GTGACTTTTTCATACGATCCGCAAAATGGATTCCGTCAGGAGGAGCCGGTCTCGTCTCCGGCAGAGGAAATTTCCGACCAGGATTCACAGGAAGAGATTGGAGGAGTGCTATGGCAGAACCAAATTTCAACAAG AGATCCGCACAACCATGGTTCAGCGAGGACTATTAG
- a CDS encoding hypothetical protein (NECATOR_CHRIV.G13664.T3) yields MTSHLPVGFCVTEERGLGARSTFTSPLYCPEAAHLSDSGISVSNSKIDVPTESISCSPPGFTPTLCKSDAATDLRKPLSCLNGNVPHFTPYFQHQFSGQSSTPSYLVSPLSKLRLDDCAEVESSFVETRSRALLPSWVMDGQGRIIAPLSRILEDDLLPVFARDKSGCTFLQANYPAEGTPERETLGKQLLENGELFEALCSDVFGNFFIQCAVQHSTQLEQRWIISHMLGHKLYPMCLNRYSCRVVQKVIECLPEELKSLLMLELHSCNLVNLCTDQNANHVIQKIMTTFPLSQWQFIVEHFIRNREELFSVAENKYGCRVVQLAIEVLSDSTKKTNKRRPQMLEEIMSHLVSNCERLASNEFANYVIQHVIKAGPLSDYRDRLIEMCLLRNLLSLSQEKYASHVVEKALEYAPPALLAEMMDEIFDGYVPHPETKKDALDIMLFHQYGNYVVQRMLDICCEAARAKRNGINLPDMEQRMEWLDRLQTRIAQNRHRLARYSSGKKILTTLQQLNECTPQTTPIRGRRPCLPVVPPNEERFSSPGIPYNYVLKRGEMGSMMTDAEDRLMVDLFRGYNSLVQPVRNKSELPMIIKIAMQLVLLINVDEKEQVMHTNVWLTLKWHDFQMRWEPNDYDGITQIRVAPDKIWLPDIVLFNNADGNYEVSFMCNVLIHHSGEVLWVPPAIYKSSCIIDVEFFPFDDQRCSLTFGSWTYNRDEVKLDFLHADRVDFSEYATSSIWDMMDAPAVLTEDRSRIEFQVRIRRKTLFYTVVLILPTVLMAFLNVTVFYLPTASGEKMGLTMNVLLSIVVFLLLVSKILPPTSSSIPLVAKYLLLTFVLNIITILITVVICNIYFRSPITHRLPPWVRLVFLDWLPLLMCMQRPRRKNILHQRKKRLAEATSSHQLTTQNHHPHCRAADNVRDGAPLIRISQPSSEDLAPDAQRAVDAIEFITENMKDDEITKQYRDDWKFVAMVVDRVLLYGFFGITLGGTIGILFSAPTVFERVDEQKHLQKLIQLYKYGLPVNDSLSIPL; encoded by the exons AAAGTATTTCCTGCTCACCACCAGGGTTCACACCTACTCTCTGTAAATCTGACGCTGCCACCGATCTGCGAAAGCCTCTGAGTTGTCTTAATGGTAATGTACCACACTTCACGCCATATTTTCAGCATCAGTTTTCCGGGCAG TCTTCAACGCCATCATATTTGGTGTCACCGTTGTCGAAGCTGCGATTAGATGACTGCGCTGAAGTGGAAAGTTCATTCGTGGAAACTCGTAGCCGTGCGCTTCTGCCGAGTTGGGTTATGGATGGACAAGGCCGCATAATTGCTCCACTAAGTAGAATTCTAGAAGACGACCTACTGCCAGTTTTTGCCAGGGACAAGTCGGGGTGTAC TTTCCTACAAGCAAACTACCCTGCTGAGGGGACACCAGAAAGAGAGACACTTGGGAAGCAGCTGCTTGAGAATGgcgaattgtttgag GCCCTCTGCTCGGATGTGTTTGGAAACTTCTTTATTCAATGTGCGGTCCAACATTCGACTCAATTAGAGCAGAGATGGATTATAAGTCACATGCTTGGTCACAAGCTTTATCCAATGTGTTTGAACCGTTATTCATGTCGTGTTGTCCAGAAAGTGATAGAG TGTTTGCCTGAAGAACTAAAGAGCTTGCTCATGCTGGAACTCCATAGCTGCAATCTTGTTAACTTGTGCACTGATCAGAACGCGAATCATGTTATTCAAAAA ATTATGACAACTTTCCCGCTCTCCCAATGGCAGTTCATAGTGGAACATTTCATTCGTAATCGTGAGGAACTCTTCAGTGTAGCGGAGAACAAGTACGGTTGTCGTGTTGTGCAACTTGCCATTGAGGTACTTTCTGACAGTACTAAG aaaacaaataaacgcaGACCGCAGATGCTTGAAGAAATAATGAGCCATTTGGTTTCTAATTGCGAACGTTTGGCTTCCAACGAGTTTGCAAATTACGTCATTCAACACGTTATAAAGGCAGGGCCTCTGTCGGATTACCGAGATAGACTCATCGAGATGTGTTTGTT GAGGAATCTGTTGTCTCTATCCCAAGAGAAGTATGCATCTCATGTAGTTGAAAAAGCTCTGGAATATGCTCCTCCTGCTCTACTGGCTGAAATGATGGACGAGATATTCGATGGATATGTGCCTCATCC TGAGACAAAGAAGGACGCTCTGGACATCATGTTATTCCACCAGTATGGCAATTATGTCGTGCAGCGCATGCTTGACATTTGTTGCGAAGCGGCTCGCGCTAAAAG AAATGGAATCAACCTACCTGACATGGAACAGCGCATGGAGTGGCTGGATCGGCTCCAAACTCGAATAGCTCAAAACCGTCATCGTTTGGCAAG gtATTCTTCTGGAAAGAAGATTCTGACTACTCTCCAACAACTGAATGAGTGTACACCGCAGACCACTCCAATCCGTGGGCGCCGGCCATGTCTTCCGGTTGTCCCTCCCAA TGAAGAACGCTTTTCCTCACCCGGCATTCCATATAATTATGTGCTGAAGAG AGGAGAGATGGGCTCGATGATGACCGACGCCGAGGATCGATTAATGGTGGATCTTTTTCGTGGATATAATTCTCTAGTTCAGCCTGTACGAAATAAATCTGAACTGCCGATGATCATAAAAATTGCCATGCAACTGGTCCTACTCATCAACGTG gATGAAAAGGAGCAAGTGATGCACACGAACGTATGGCTCACACtg AAATGGCATGATTTTCAAATGCGATGGGAGCCGAACGATTACGATGGGATAACGCAGATTCGTGTAGCACCCGACAAAATTTGGCTTCCGGATATTGTCCTTTTTAATAA CGCTGATGGGAATTATGAAGTGTCGTTCATGTGCAACGTGCTCATCCATCATTCTGGAGAGGTCCTCTGGGTCCCACCAGCTATCTACAAAAGCAGTTGCATTATAG ATGTCGAATTCTTCCCGTTCGACGATCAGCGGTGTAGTTTGACATTTGGAAGTTGGACG TACAATCGTGATGAAGTCAAATTAGACTTTCTGCATGCGGATCGAGTTGACTTTTCGGAATATGCGACCTCATCGATTTGGGATATGATGGACGCTCCAGCGGTACTCACTGAGGATAGAAGTCGGATTGAATTTCAAGTTAGAATCAG acgaAAAACCTTGTTCTACACCGTTGTTCTTATTTTACCAACGGTATTAATGGCTTTTCTGAATGTGACCGTTTTCTATCTACCTACTGCGTCAG GTGAAAAGATGGGTCTGACCATGAACGTCTTGCTGTCTATCGTTGTGTTTCTGCTGCTGGTGTCAAAAATTCTTCCGCCAACGTCGTCGTCGATTCCGCTCGTGGCTAAGTACCTCCTGCTCACTTTTGTGCTCAACATCATCACAATTCTTATCACTGTGGTGatttgtaatatttattttcgttcCCCAATAACGCATCGATTACCACCATGGGTCCGACTCGTGTTTTTAGAC TGGTTGCCTTTATTAATGTGTATGCAACgaccgagaagaaaaaatattctacatcaaagaaagaagaggctCGCGGAGGCAACATCCAGTCATCAGCTGACCACCCAAAATCATCATCCACACTGTAGAGCGGCTGATAACGttcg AGATGGAGCACCACTAATTCGAATAAGTCAACCGTCTTCTGAAGATCTAGCTCCAGATGCTCAACGAGCTGTTGATGCTATTGAATTTATCACCGAGAACATGAAAGACGATGAGATCACAAAGCAG TACCGAGACGATTGGAAGTTTGTGGCGATGGTTGTGGATCGCGTTTTACTGTACGGATTCTTTGGAATCACACTTGGAGGAACGATAG gtattcttttttctgctccaaCGGTTTTCGAACGGGTTGACGAACAGAAGCACTTACAAAAACTGATACAACTCTACAAGTATGGACTTCCTGTCAATGATAGTCTCAGTATACCTCTGTAA
- a CDS encoding hypothetical protein (NECATOR_CHRIV.G13664.T1) produces the protein MGSMMTDAEDRLMVDLFRGYNSLVQPVRNKSELPMIIKIAMQLVLLINVDEKEQVMHTNVWLTLKWHDFQMRWEPNDYDGITQIRVAPDKIWLPDIVLFNNADGNYEVSFMCNVLIHHSGEVLWVPPAIYKSSCIIDVEFFPFDDQRCSLTFGSWTYNRDEVKLDFLHADRVDFSEYATSSIWDMMDAPAVLTEDRSRIEFQVRIRRKTLFYTVVLILPTVLMAFLNVTVFYLPTASGEKMGLTMNVLLSIVVFLLLVSKILPPTSSSIPLVAKYLLLTFVLNIITILITVVICNIYFRSPITHRLPPWVRLVFLDWLPLLMCMQRPRRKNILHQRKKRLAEATSSHQLTTQNHHPHCRAADNVRDGAPLIRISQPSSEDLAPDAQRAVDAIEFITENMKDDEITKQYRDDWKFVAMVVDRVLLYGFFGITLGGTIGILFSAPTVFERVDEQKHLQKLIQLYKYGLPVNDSLSIPL, from the exons ATGGGCTCGATGATGACCGACGCCGAGGATCGATTAATGGTGGATCTTTTTCGTGGATATAATTCTCTAGTTCAGCCTGTACGAAATAAATCTGAACTGCCGATGATCATAAAAATTGCCATGCAACTGGTCCTACTCATCAACGTG gATGAAAAGGAGCAAGTGATGCACACGAACGTATGGCTCACACtg AAATGGCATGATTTTCAAATGCGATGGGAGCCGAACGATTACGATGGGATAACGCAGATTCGTGTAGCACCCGACAAAATTTGGCTTCCGGATATTGTCCTTTTTAATAA CGCTGATGGGAATTATGAAGTGTCGTTCATGTGCAACGTGCTCATCCATCATTCTGGAGAGGTCCTCTGGGTCCCACCAGCTATCTACAAAAGCAGTTGCATTATAG ATGTCGAATTCTTCCCGTTCGACGATCAGCGGTGTAGTTTGACATTTGGAAGTTGGACG TACAATCGTGATGAAGTCAAATTAGACTTTCTGCATGCGGATCGAGTTGACTTTTCGGAATATGCGACCTCATCGATTTGGGATATGATGGACGCTCCAGCGGTACTCACTGAGGATAGAAGTCGGATTGAATTTCAAGTTAGAATCAG acgaAAAACCTTGTTCTACACCGTTGTTCTTATTTTACCAACGGTATTAATGGCTTTTCTGAATGTGACCGTTTTCTATCTACCTACTGCGTCAG GTGAAAAGATGGGTCTGACCATGAACGTCTTGCTGTCTATCGTTGTGTTTCTGCTGCTGGTGTCAAAAATTCTTCCGCCAACGTCGTCGTCGATTCCGCTCGTGGCTAAGTACCTCCTGCTCACTTTTGTGCTCAACATCATCACAATTCTTATCACTGTGGTGatttgtaatatttattttcgttcCCCAATAACGCATCGATTACCACCATGGGTCCGACTCGTGTTTTTAGAC TGGTTGCCTTTATTAATGTGTATGCAACgaccgagaagaaaaaatattctacatcaaagaaagaagaggctCGCGGAGGCAACATCCAGTCATCAGCTGACCACCCAAAATCATCATCCACACTGTAGAGCGGCTGATAACGttcg AGATGGAGCACCACTAATTCGAATAAGTCAACCGTCTTCTGAAGATCTAGCTCCAGATGCTCAACGAGCTGTTGATGCTATTGAATTTATCACCGAGAACATGAAAGACGATGAGATCACAAAGCAG TACCGAGACGATTGGAAGTTTGTGGCGATGGTTGTGGATCGCGTTTTACTGTACGGATTCTTTGGAATCACACTTGGAGGAACGATAG gtattcttttttctgctccaaCGGTTTTCGAACGGGTTGACGAACAGAAGCACTTACAAAAACTGATACAACTCTACAAGTATGGACTTCCTGTCAATGATAGTCTCAGTATACCTCTGTAA
- a CDS encoding hypothetical protein (NECATOR_CHRIV.G13664.T2) — protein sequence MSMTSHLPVGFCVTEERGLGARSTFTSPLYCPEAAHLSDSGISVSNSKIDVPTESISCSPPGFTPTLCKSDAATDLRKPLSCLNGNVPHFTPYFQHQFSGQSSTPSYLVSPLSKLRLDDCAEVESSFVETRSRALLPSWVMDGQGRIIAPLSRILEDDLLPVFARDKSGCTFLQANYPAEGTPERETLGKQLLENGELFEALCSDVFGNFFIQCAVQHSTQLEQRWIISHMLGHKLYPMCLNRYSCRVVQKVIECLPEELKSLLMLELHSCNLVNLCTDQNANHVIQKIMTTFPLSQWQFIVEHFIRNREELFSVAENKYGCRVVQLAIEVLSDSTKKTNKRRPQMLEEIMSHLVSNCERLASNEFANYVIQHVIKAGPLSDYRDRLIEMCLLRNLLSLSQEKYASHVVEKALEYAPPALLAEMMDEIFDGYVPHPETKKDALDIMLFHQYGNYVVQRMLDICCEAARAKRNGINLPDMEQRMEWLDRLQTRIAQNRHRLARYSSGKKILTTLQQLNECTPQTTPIRGRRPCLPVVPPKYR from the exons AAAGTATTTCCTGCTCACCACCAGGGTTCACACCTACTCTCTGTAAATCTGACGCTGCCACCGATCTGCGAAAGCCTCTGAGTTGTCTTAATGGTAATGTACCACACTTCACGCCATATTTTCAGCATCAGTTTTCCGGGCAG TCTTCAACGCCATCATATTTGGTGTCACCGTTGTCGAAGCTGCGATTAGATGACTGCGCTGAAGTGGAAAGTTCATTCGTGGAAACTCGTAGCCGTGCGCTTCTGCCGAGTTGGGTTATGGATGGACAAGGCCGCATAATTGCTCCACTAAGTAGAATTCTAGAAGACGACCTACTGCCAGTTTTTGCCAGGGACAAGTCGGGGTGTAC TTTCCTACAAGCAAACTACCCTGCTGAGGGGACACCAGAAAGAGAGACACTTGGGAAGCAGCTGCTTGAGAATGgcgaattgtttgag GCCCTCTGCTCGGATGTGTTTGGAAACTTCTTTATTCAATGTGCGGTCCAACATTCGACTCAATTAGAGCAGAGATGGATTATAAGTCACATGCTTGGTCACAAGCTTTATCCAATGTGTTTGAACCGTTATTCATGTCGTGTTGTCCAGAAAGTGATAGAG TGTTTGCCTGAAGAACTAAAGAGCTTGCTCATGCTGGAACTCCATAGCTGCAATCTTGTTAACTTGTGCACTGATCAGAACGCGAATCATGTTATTCAAAAA ATTATGACAACTTTCCCGCTCTCCCAATGGCAGTTCATAGTGGAACATTTCATTCGTAATCGTGAGGAACTCTTCAGTGTAGCGGAGAACAAGTACGGTTGTCGTGTTGTGCAACTTGCCATTGAGGTACTTTCTGACAGTACTAAG aaaacaaataaacgcaGACCGCAGATGCTTGAAGAAATAATGAGCCATTTGGTTTCTAATTGCGAACGTTTGGCTTCCAACGAGTTTGCAAATTACGTCATTCAACACGTTATAAAGGCAGGGCCTCTGTCGGATTACCGAGATAGACTCATCGAGATGTGTTTGTT GAGGAATCTGTTGTCTCTATCCCAAGAGAAGTATGCATCTCATGTAGTTGAAAAAGCTCTGGAATATGCTCCTCCTGCTCTACTGGCTGAAATGATGGACGAGATATTCGATGGATATGTGCCTCATCC TGAGACAAAGAAGGACGCTCTGGACATCATGTTATTCCACCAGTATGGCAATTATGTCGTGCAGCGCATGCTTGACATTTGTTGCGAAGCGGCTCGCGCTAAAAG AAATGGAATCAACCTACCTGACATGGAACAGCGCATGGAGTGGCTGGATCGGCTCCAAACTCGAATAGCTCAAAACCGTCATCGTTTGGCAAG gtATTCTTCTGGAAAGAAGATTCTGACTACTCTCCAACAACTGAATGAGTGTACACCGCAGACCACTCCAATCCGTGGGCGCCGGCCATGTCTTCCGGTTGTCCCTCCCAAGTACCGATAA